A window of the Bacteroides thetaiotaomicron VPI-5482 genome harbors these coding sequences:
- a CDS encoding DUF4890 domain-containing protein, with product MKRIVFWMVALLLMSGVAMAQGNRQGGRQQMDPKTRAERMTERMVKEYSLNEDQKQQLQDVNLTWVQKMAANQGGRSKDNKAAKMTKEEREKKMAEMKKSREDYDAQLKKIMTKEQYDSYVKKQAEREKQMKEGRQNRQKRQG from the coding sequence ATGAAAAGAATCGTATTTTGGATGGTAGCTTTGCTACTGATGAGTGGTGTGGCAATGGCACAAGGAAATCGCCAGGGTGGAAGACAACAGATGGATCCGAAAACCCGTGCGGAACGTATGACAGAGCGTATGGTGAAAGAATACTCTTTGAATGAAGATCAAAAGCAACAATTACAGGATGTCAACCTTACATGGGTGCAAAAGATGGCTGCTAATCAGGGCGGACGTTCGAAAGATAATAAAGCTGCCAAGATGACTAAGGAAGAGCGGGAAAAGAAGATGGCGGAAATGAAGAAGTCCCGTGAAGATTATGATGCCCAGTTGAAGAAGATTATGACTAAAGAACAATACGATAGCTATGTGAAAAAACAGGCTGAACGTGAGAAACAGATGAAAGAAGGGCGTCAGAACCGGCAAAAAAGACAAGGGTAA
- a CDS encoding TetR/AcrR family transcriptional regulator, whose protein sequence is MTVSKTKAKLVDVARQLFAKMGVENTTMNDIALTSKKGRRTLYTYFKSKDEIYLAVVESELDILSDMMKRVADKNISPDDKLLELIYTRLDAVKEVVYRNGTLRAYFFRDIWRVEKVRKKFDAKEIQIFKAVLLEGQAKGVFHIDDVEMTADLIHYCVKGIEVPYIRGHIGAHLDEETRNKYVSNIVFGALHRTEI, encoded by the coding sequence ATGACCGTATCAAAAACGAAAGCCAAGTTAGTAGACGTTGCCCGCCAGCTTTTTGCAAAGATGGGGGTGGAGAACACTACGATGAATGATATCGCCCTCACTTCGAAAAAAGGTAGAAGAACGCTTTATACCTATTTTAAAAGTAAGGATGAAATCTATTTGGCTGTTGTAGAATCGGAATTGGATATCTTGTCGGATATGATGAAGAGGGTGGCTGATAAAAACATTTCGCCGGACGACAAACTGTTGGAACTGATATATACCCGATTGGATGCAGTAAAGGAGGTCGTTTATCGGAATGGAACCCTGCGTGCTTATTTCTTCCGTGATATATGGCGGGTAGAAAAAGTGCGAAAGAAATTTGATGCGAAAGAAATCCAGATTTTTAAAGCTGTGTTGTTGGAGGGACAGGCGAAAGGAGTGTTTCACATTGATGATGTGGAGATGACTGCCGATTTGATACATTACTGTGTGAAGGGAATTGAAGTTCCTTATATCCGTGGGCATATAGGAGCTCATCTGGACGAAGAAACAAGAAATAAATATGTGTCCAACATTGTGTTTGGCGCACTGCATAGAACAGAAATTTAA